The window TGTGATCCATGCCGTATTCAATTCCCTATCAATATCAGCTACCCCGTCCCCAACACAAAAGTTGCCCTAACATGTCGTCAAAGAGAATCAGGGGCTGAAACCACTAAAGTTGAGGGGACCAGCGATACTAATGGGATGTATAAGCTCACGGCCAAAGGGGATCATGAAGAGGAGATATGTGAAGTTCGGGTTACAGAAAGCCCAGATAGTAAATGCCCAGAGGTAATGGATGATGAGAGCAGTGCTCGGGTTTCGTTGACTGATAAGAATGGAGTTAGAGGGAATACCCGTTTGGCAAATCCAATTGGATTCATGGTCAAGGAAATTGACCCTCGCTGCAAGGCTATTCTTGCTGAATTTGGTATCACTGGAATCTAAATTTGATTGTTATGTTGTAATTGTTTTATGAATTAAAGTTGATTACTTGTAAAGAAATTTAATGCCTTTTTGAGGAAGTttgtttataaagtttttagTTATCGATATATGGAGGAAAGATATGGTATCAAGTTTGAATCATCTCGGTGTGCCGGTGTACAATAAACAGATAAAGATGCAATGAAGAACATAGTTTCTGGTGACAATAGACGTTAACTTTATGTCAAAGATCCATTGATTAATACTGAAGATTGCAATTTCAACCAATTTACTTATTATCGTGTTCATTCGGGTTTATCTTTCATATCTAACATGTCAAACAagtaaaatgaaatatataaattatcttAAGAATAGTGGGTAGAATTGGTTAAACGGGGGTAACGTACGAAAGCTTAACAGCTTCACCAGTTACCCAACATGTCGTCCTCAACCATGTTGCCACCTCCAAAACAATACAATAATTGATCGACAACATTAGTCAAAGCTAGATTTTAATAAAATGCCAAATTTCACCAATATGAATAATGGCATAACACATTCAAAGAGTTTTTGAACAATAGTCCAAAAATCTATTAAGAAATTACCAGGTACTAACTATAATCTCATAAACTATATCAACTATAACCAACACAACAGCCAGATTCTCACGTTCTGTTTCCCTTTGAATTCATCGGCATTCATGATGTTTGTGGGGTTGGGGTTGGGGTTGGGGCTGGGGCTAGAGTTGGAGCCTTCTTTGCATATGATATTTTCATGACAAATTCTTGTGCAGATGAGCCGATTTTTGCTGTTATTATGTCCGAATGAGCTTGTAGCCACAGCTCCATCAAATTACGTAACTGCAGTGTGGGTACGACTAGCTTACCCATGCATCTAAGCTCAACCTACATGCACAAAAATGTGAGTTTcacttatatttattaaagttattatGAGATTATAATAACCAGAAAAGATGATTGTAGCAAAATGCGCATTAGAggtaagtgtttgaatgtgctTTGTTCAGAATCGTAATTGATCAGACACTcacattttttcaaaattataattgaTCAAATACTCACATGTTCAAATACTTGACAAATGCTAATTTCTGAAATGACCAATTTGACTTACCTCATGTTCACTGGGAAGAGCCAATTTGTTCATCACCAGCTTTTGGATAATCGAAATAGGTACATTTCCATCACTGTAACCAAATCAAATCAGACAATGAGAACAAATATTCATtgctatatataaacatataaatgcAGGCTAATATCCAAGTATACAAGTGATCAAGTACCAATTatggcaaaaagtaaaagaatagAAACATAAAAATGACCAACAATTTgagtcaaataaaaaaatttacctAAATAGAAAGGGATCAAAAAGATCAGTCGCCCAAAGAGTATTGTTAATGCTTACAGccttctaaatcattttatacTTTACTCTTATTCCAGTAACACAATTTTGTAATAATCTATAATACACCAACTATTGACAGAGAATGAACAATAAGATGTATGCAGGTCAATGCAACATTGCAACCCCAACTTAAAACAAACCATTTCAACTCAAACCCATTTTAACCCGTTACCTCCCGCCTCTTTAGTCACCTTTACCTAAATAACTACAATCATAGATAGTTACAGAACATTAACAGAGTAATTAAACAAGGCTTATGTGTTGGgcattgtaaatttgtaatcgGTAAAGTAGTGGTCCTATCAAGTAGTATCAGAGTTATGGTTCTAACTTAAACGCGGACGACACAAGTGGCACGACGAGAGGTCATCAAGCATGTAGTGCAAATCCCATTATCCCCATAGGAAGTTGTAAGAAATTAAGGCATATATAAGCATATGGTTACTCACTTT is drawn from Erigeron canadensis isolate Cc75 chromosome 9, C_canadensis_v1, whole genome shotgun sequence and contains these coding sequences:
- the LOC122581172 gene encoding major pollen allergen Lol p 11-like; translation: MAKYVAVLALFCTILSIVGPVTCRGDSTITSPAPAPSSPTPSAPSTDGESFTVEGKVYCDPCRIQFPINISYPVPNTKVALTCRQRESGAETTKVEGTSDTNGMYKLTAKGDHEEEICEVRVTESPDSKCPEVMDDESSARVSLTDKNGVRGNTRLANPIGFMVKEIDPRCKAILAEFGITGI